One Aegilops tauschii subsp. strangulata cultivar AL8/78 chromosome 7, Aet v6.0, whole genome shotgun sequence genomic window carries:
- the LOC109772093 gene encoding uncharacterized protein yields MPAAVMRCPFLLGRHPAAALRHSSSSRMRRVRRAAGSGGQGRSPAYGGLLLDAGGTLLQLAQPVAETYATLGRPYGVMKSEKYIMEGFKRAFSAPWPKTLRYQGDGRPFWKIVVAEATDCTNNNYFEEVYQYYAHGDAWRLPGGAYRTLRDLKDSGVKLAVVSNFDTRLRKLLKDLNVSHLFDAIVVSSEVGYEKPAPEIFKIALEQIGVEASNAVHVGDDETADKAGANAIGLECWLWGEDVKEFSEIKHRIVAKGSR; encoded by the exons ATGCCCGCCGCGGTGATGCGCTGCCCCTTCCTCCTCGGGCGGCACCCAGCGGCCGCCCTCCgacactcctcctcctcccgcatgCGTCGTGTGCGCAGAGCTGCGGGGAGTGGGGGCCAGGGACGGTCACCGGCGTATGGTGGGCTGCTGCTCGACGCCGGTGGCACGCTGCTGCAGTTAGCGCAGCCGGTCGCCGAGACGTACGCCACCCTCGGCCGTCCATATG GTGTGATGAAGTCCGAAAAGTACATCATGGAGGGATTCAAGCGGGCTTTCTCGGCGCCATGGCCCAAGACGCTCAGGTACCAG GGTGATGGGCGACCGTTCTGGAAGATTGTCGTGGCGGAAGCAACTGACTGCACAAACAATAATTATTTCGAAGAAGTATATCAG TACTATGCACATGGAGATGCATGGCGTCTGCCTGGTGGAGCTTACAGAACACTGCGTGATTTAAAAGATTCTGGAG TTAAGCTAGCTGTTGTATCTAACTTCGACACACGGCTAAGGAAATTGCTCAAGGATCTCAACGTCTCACATTT GTTTGATGCCATTGTGGTATCATCAGAGGTTGGATATGAGAAGCCTGCTCCAGAGATCTTCAAAATAGCATTAG AACAAATTGGTGTGGAAGCCAGCAATGCAGTACATGTAGGAGATGATGAAACTGCAGACAAGGCGGGTGCTAATGCTATTGGACTCGAGTGCTG GCTGTGGGGAGAAGATGTGaaggaattttctgagataaagcACCGGATCGTAGCAAAAGGCTCACGATGA